The nucleotide sequence GCCCCAGGCTAGTTGTGAAATTGTTAGTATCTGAACCTATAAAACCCTGAGTAATCGTGATCGTTTCAGGATTGATTTCAGCAACAATCTTTTTCTGCGTGCTTTCCCAATCAACCTGTGCATCCCGATATGTACTATCGGTTTTAATAAATTCTCGAGCGTCAACCCAGTCGTTTCTAATGCCGCTAAGCGATAAGAATTCGCTCACAATAGTTGTAGAAATTAGTTCTCCAAAACCTATAATCTGATCGTATACAAAATCGTATTGCAAGGATTTATTATGCTGAAGAAAATTGCTGAGATTGGTGAAAAATTGATTTACTTTTTCGAAAACTGCGGCTTGCTTATTTTCAAATAAAACATTGATGATATTGAAATGAAAAAGCTTAAGATTTTTAATTTCTTCCTCTGGAGAACTGCCGCCTAAATATTTTAGAATGATAACTTCTAGCGCATTGGTGGTTTTACCCATTGCTGAAATTACAATCAGTTTATCTGGATTATGGTGTTTCTCCAGAACCTTTAAAACATTTTTTACGCCTTCTGCATCTTTTACAGAAGCTCCTCCAAATTTGAAGACTTTCATTCGTTATTTTTGTATGTTCTTTTTGATAACACTCTCGTTCATGTGTACGGTAAACCAATTCTTTTTAATATCGGCTCCGGTATTTTCGTAGAATTCGATCGCATTTTTATTTCCTTCAGAAACAACCCATTCTACACGTTTTACGCCATGCTCGTAACCGTATTTTACAACTTGATTATATAACGCTCCACCTAAACCGGTACCTCGCATACTTTCAGTAACAATAAGATCTTCTAAATGCACGGTACGGCCTTTCCAGGTCGAAAATCTAAAATAAACTAATGCCATCCCGGATATTTTGCCATCTACATCGGCTACAAAACATTTAAAATTACCGTGATCAAAACCTTCAGTTTCTAAATCTTCTACTGAGATTTCAACCTGATCTGGTGCATTTTCGTGTTTTGCCAGTTCCATAATTAATTCGAGCACATGGGGCATATCTTCCCTCTTGGCTTCACGTATCTGATATTCCATAATTTTTGCTTTAGTTTTAACAAAAGTAGCAATATGCTTTTAGAAGCTCCCATGTTTTATGGGACTTTGCGTTATATTAACTCCTTTTGTTGCAAAAAGATTGCATAGCAGCTTCATCCATTTGTACCGTTCTCCACTCGTCAAAAACAGTAGCGCCGGTTTTTTTGTAAAATTCTACCGCTTTGGTGTTCCAGTCTAATACCACCCATTCGGTTCTTTTACAGCCTTGTGCTCTAGAGTATTCGATTACTTGGTTGTATAACGCGCCACCAAGCCCTTTTCCGCGAAATTCTTCTCTAACAACCAGATCTTCCAAATGAATAGTTTTCCCTTTCCAGGTCGAATAACGATAATAGAATAACGCCATTCCTTCAATTTTCCCATCAGTTTCAGCTACAAAACATTCAAAAAGCGGGCGCTCACCAAATCCATCTCTTTCTAGATCTGCTACAGAAACTTCGACAGCATCAGGCTCTTTTTCAAATTCGGCCAATTCATTTATCAGCTCTAGTACCGCAGGCATGTCTTCTTTTGCTGCTTTTCTAACTTCAATTTTCATATTAGAGATTTTTTGGTTAAAGTTTTTATTTGTGTTAAAACGTTTACGAAATCGTTGTAAGATGGCATTTTTTCAATAAATTTGATAACAAACTACTGTAAATCGAAATGAGTAAAACCAGACCAACGCTCGGTGAATTTATCATCGACAATCAACAGGATTTCCCATATTCTACGGGAGAATTATCAAGATTAATACGTTCAATTCGCCTAGCCGCAAAAGTAGTAAATCACGAGGTAAATAAAGCAGGACTCGTGGATATTACCGGTGCGGTGGGAGAGCAAAACATTCAGGGTGAAGATCAGCAAAAATTAGATATTTTCGCCAACAAGACGTTTATCCAGACCCTTACGAATCGAGAAATTGTCTGCGGAATTGCTTCCGAAGAAAACGACGAGTACATTACAATTGCAGGTAGCCGAAAAGATCACAATAATAAATATGTGGTGCTTATGGATCCTCTTGATGGAAGCTCGAATATAGATGTGAATGTGTCTGTTGGAACGATTTTTTCTATTTATCGTCGGGTAACACCTTTGGGAACTCCGGTAACTTCAGAAGATTTTTTACAACCCGGAAATTTACAGGTTGCAGCTGGCTATATTATCTACGGAACTTCAACAATGTTAGTATATACCACCGGTCACGGTGTTAACGGTTTTACGCTGAATCCTGCATTAGGATCCTGGTATCTTTCGCATCCAGATATGAAATTTCCTGATATCGGAAATATATATTCCATCAACGAAGGGAATTATGCACATTTTCCAACAGGCGTAAAGAAGTATATCAAATACTGCCAGGAAGAAGAAGAAAATCGTCCTTATACGTCGAGATATATTGGTTCGATGGTTTCAGATATTCATCGCAATATGATCAAAGGCGGGATATATATTTACCCTAAAAGCTCTAAGCACGAAAAAGGAAAACTTCGACTATTGTACGAATGCAATCCTATGGCTTTTATCGTAGAACAGGCCGGCGGAAAAGCCAGTGATGGCTACCAACGCATTATGGATATTAAGCCAACAGAATTGCATGAGCGCTCTCCAATTTTCTGCGGAAGCAAAAAAATGGTAGAAAAGGCAGAAGAATTTATGAAAGAATATGAGGATTAATCCTGCTTATCTAACAAGTACTGATAATCA is from Zunongwangia endophytica and encodes:
- a CDS encoding GNAT family N-acetyltransferase, translated to MEYQIREAKREDMPHVLELIMELAKHENAPDQVEISVEDLETEGFDHGNFKCFVADVDGKISGMALVYFRFSTWKGRTVHLEDLIVTESMRGTGLGGALYNQVVKYGYEHGVKRVEWVVSEGNKNAIEFYENTGADIKKNWFTVHMNESVIKKNIQK
- a CDS encoding GNAT family N-acetyltransferase, encoding MKIEVRKAAKEDMPAVLELINELAEFEKEPDAVEVSVADLERDGFGERPLFECFVAETDGKIEGMALFYYRYSTWKGKTIHLEDLVVREEFRGKGLGGALYNQVIEYSRAQGCKRTEWVVLDWNTKAVEFYKKTGATVFDEWRTVQMDEAAMQSFCNKRS
- the fbp gene encoding class 1 fructose-bisphosphatase; protein product: MSKTRPTLGEFIIDNQQDFPYSTGELSRLIRSIRLAAKVVNHEVNKAGLVDITGAVGEQNIQGEDQQKLDIFANKTFIQTLTNREIVCGIASEENDEYITIAGSRKDHNNKYVVLMDPLDGSSNIDVNVSVGTIFSIYRRVTPLGTPVTSEDFLQPGNLQVAAGYIIYGTSTMLVYTTGHGVNGFTLNPALGSWYLSHPDMKFPDIGNIYSINEGNYAHFPTGVKKYIKYCQEEEENRPYTSRYIGSMVSDIHRNMIKGGIYIYPKSSKHEKGKLRLLYECNPMAFIVEQAGGKASDGYQRIMDIKPTELHERSPIFCGSKKMVEKAEEFMKEYED